One Natator depressus isolate rNatDep1 chromosome 3, rNatDep2.hap1, whole genome shotgun sequence DNA segment encodes these proteins:
- the WASF1 gene encoding actin-binding protein WASF1 isoform X2 — protein MRKAFRSSTIQDQQLFDRKTLPIPLQETYDTCEQPPPLNILTPYRDDGKEGLKFYTNPSYFFDLWKEKMLQDTEDKRKEKRKQKQKNLDRPHEPEKVPRAPHDRRREWQKLAQGPELAEDDANLLHKHIEVANGPASHFDSRPQPYVDHMDGSYSLSALPYSQMTELLSRAEERVLVRPHEPPPPPPMHGAGDVKPIPPCISSTTGLIENRPQSPATGRTPVFVSPTPPPPPPPLPSALSTSSLRAAMTSTPPPPMPPPPPPPAAVLQAPAVPPPPAPLQIAPGVLHPAPPPIAPPLAQPSPPVTRAAQVCDTVPVQPVPQAEVQGLPPPPPPPPLPPPGVRPSSPVSVATLSHPPTTIVPGPHAPVMPPSPPSQVIPAPEPKRHPSTLPVISDARSVLLEAIRKGIQLRKVEEQREQEAKHERIENDVATILSRRIAVEYSDSEDDSEFDEVDWLE, from the exons AGATGATGGAAAAGAAGGTTTGAAGTTTTACACCAATCCTTCATATTTCTTTGATCTATGGAAAGAAAAGATGTTGCAGGACACCGAGgacaagagaaaggaaaagagaaagcagAAG CAGAAGAATCTAGATCGCCCTCATGAACCGGAAAAAGTGCCCAGGGCACCTCATGACAGACGGCGAGAGTGGCAGAAGTTAGCCCAAGGTCCAGAGCTTGCTGAGGATGATGCTAATCTCTTACATAAGCACATTGAAGTTGCTAATGGCCCAGCCTCACATTTTGACTCaag ACCTCAGCCATATGTGGATCATATGGATGGATCCTACTCCCTTTCTGCATTACCCTATAGTCAGATGACTGAACTTCTGAGCAGAGCTGAGGAGCGAGTGTTGGTCAGACCACATGAGCCACCACCCCCTCCACCAATGCATGGAGCAGGAGATGTGAAACCCATACCTCCTTGTATTAG CTCCACCACAGGTTTGATAGAAAATCGTCCTCAGTCACCAGCAACAGGCAGGACACCAGTGTTTGTGAGCCccacacctccccctcctcctcctcctcttccatctGCTTTGTCAACTTCTTCATTGAGAGCTGCAATgacttccacccctcccccacccatgcctccaccaccaccacctccagccGCTGTTTTGCAAGCGCCAGCAGTGCCACCCCCACCAGCTCCTCTCCAGATTGCTCCTGGAGTTCTtcatccagctcctcctccaaTTGCACCACCTCTAGCACAGCCCTCTCCTCCAGTCACTAgagctgcccaagtatgtgacaCTGTACCAGTTCAGCCAGTTCCACAAGCTGAAGTGCAAGgacttcctccacccccaccacctcctccattgcCTCCCCCTGGCGTTCGACCCTCATCTCCTGTCTCAGTTGCCACCCTCTCTCACCCTCCCACAACCATTGTTCCTGGCCCTCATGCTCCAGTAATGCCTCCATCTCCACCATCCCAAGTGATTCCTGCTCCTGAACCCAAACGCCATCCATCAACTCTACCTGTAATCAGCGATGCCAGAAGCGTTCTACTGGAAGCAATACGAAAAG GTATTCAGCTACGCAAAGTCGAAGAGCAGCGTGAACAAGAAGCTAAACATGAGCGCATTGAGAATGATGTTGCCACTATATTGTCTCGCCGCATTGCTGTGGAATACAGTGATTCAGAAGATGATTCAGAGTTTGATGAAGTGGATTGGTTGGAGTAA